The sequence below is a genomic window from Bos taurus isolate L1 Dominette 01449 registration number 42190680 breed Hereford chromosome 7, ARS-UCD2.0, whole genome shotgun sequence.
TGTGTTGGAACAATTGGTTATTGTCTAAAAAAAACAAGGGTCCACCTCatgccatatataaaaatatatcacatATAGATTAAAATCTACTTTTACAGGGACTTCActagtggtccagtagctaaaactcctcgctcccaatgcagggggcctggtttgatccctggtcagggaactagatcccacatgctacaactaaaaacCAGTGCCatcaaataaagaagtaaaaataaagatttggaaAAATCAAGTAAAATCTACTTTTAcaagtaaaattataaaagtattagaagacagtttttatttttttatttttatttttttgacagtttttaaaagaagcatGCCAGACCAAGGACCCAGCGTCCTGGATCCCAGTTCTGGCCAAGATCTTGACTCTCTGGGTAACCTCAAGTGTGTCCTGGCATTCTGTGAGGTGGCAGGAGCTGACCTGCCACTGTGGGGCCAAGAGGTCATTGCTGAAGGTACCCTGACTCCTCCTAGCCTCAGCTTGCTCTGTTGCAAGCAGCCTGATCAATTATGGGAAGCTTTTGCCTGTCAGGAGGATCATCTGTAAGTAGGGCTGAAATGTGCCTCTCGGTGTTTCCAACATTTTTCTGGGTTTTGTCCTGTGTGGCCACAAACACCATGGGATAGCACAGAATGCACCTCCCCACAGCCTCCCTTCACACACTACATTTGGAGATGGCTTTAGACACCTAGAACTCTCATGTGCAGTTGGAATCTTAAATCTGGATCTCAGGGGCAAGATTTACAGGTCATCAATATTTAGATGGCCTGTGAGATCTGGAGACCACCTTGACTCACTTAGGACTGTGGTTCTCAGCCTTGGGTGCATACTACAATTATCTGGGGAGCTGAAAAAGTGGTGCCCAAGGCCTGCCTTGACAGATGAAATTTGAAACCATGGGTGTGGGCCTAGGCATCGGCATTTAAAAAAGGCTCTATTCCAAGCTTCAACAGTAattgaaccgagaacttccagatgtacaagctggatttagaaaaggcagaggagtcagagatcaaatcgccaacatctgttggatcatagaaaaagctagagaattccagaaaaagatctacttctgtttcattgactatgctaaaccctttgactgtgtagatcacaacaaactgtggaaaattcctaaagagatgggaataccagaccaccttacctgcctcctgagaaacctgtatgcaggtcaagaagcaacagtagaaccagacatggaacaatggactagttccaaattaggaaaggagtacctcaatgctgtatattgtcaccctgcttattcaacttatatgcagagtacatcatgcaaaatgccaggctggatgaaacacaagctggaatcaagattgctgggagaaaactgacaaataacctcagatgtgaaGATGACatcacccctatggcagaaagcaggaactaaagagcctcttgatgaaagtgaaagagagtgaaaaagttggcttaaaactcaacgttcaaaaagtgaagatcatggcatccggtcccatcacttcatggcaaatagatggggaaacaatggaaacagtgatagagtttattttcttgggctccaaaatcactgcagatggtgactgcagtcatgaaattaaaagacgcttgttccttggaagaaaagctatgaccaacctaaacagcataattaaaagcagagacatgactttgccaacagagatctgtatagtcaaagctatggttttcccagtagttatgtacaggtGTGGAagctggaccatacagaaggctgagcgccaaagaattgatgcctttaaaccgtggtgttgtagaagactcttgagagtcctttggacagtaaggagatcaaaccagtcaatcctaaaggaaatcaaccctgaatttgcactgaaagggctgatgctgatgctgaaattccaatcctttggccacctgacgtgaagagccaacttgactgcaggagaccctgatgctgggaaagattgagggcaggagaaggggtcgatagaggatgagatggctggatggcatcaccgactcaatggacatgagtttgagcaaactttgggaggcggtgaaagacagggaagcctggtgtgctgcagtccacggggtcgcaaaaaatcagacatgactgagcaactgaacaacaacaggtgaTTACGTATGCAGCTAGGGTTGAATACACTGTGTCTGATGCCAAAGTCCCGCACAGAACTCGGGCAGGGAAGGTGACAGAAGAGTCTGGGAAGAAGAGACTTGTGAGGAGGAGGAAAACCAAGTGAAGACCACATTCCAAGAAGGGGTGTGGAGTGCTGCTGAGAAGTAAGGAGAATCTAGATCACAAAGAGAGTCCAGGTTGCTTTTGTTTGGGGGAAAAAGGAGGTTGGTGACCCTAATAAGAGTGATGGAATGGAGTTGTGAAGACCACCAGGAGATTGGATTTGGTTGAAAGGAGAATGGGAGGTGAGAAAGTGGAAATGAGAGTAATCAACAACTCTTTTGAGGAATTTCTCtgtgaagaggaagagagaaatgggGGAGTGGCTGAAGGAGAACGAGAGGTCGAGGGGaggtttgttttaaagaaactatAGAGCATATTTATGTGTGGCtggaaatgatgatgatgatgatggaatTAACAGGTCAAGGAGAGAGGGTAGAGCTCTGTTTGCCAAGCCATGGGGAAATGAGAGGAGACGGGAGCAGACACTCTTCTGTTGTAGGGCAGGAGGGAGACTGGTGCAGATATAGCTGCTCTTGTAGATGAAGCAGTGGGAGGTCAAGGATGCTTACTTCTGTTGGCTACCATTTCCCAAGTAGAAATGTGAGAATGGTCAGGGATGGAGAGAAGAAGCTATGAGAGCCTTGGGGAGGAGAAAAGCAGccactgtggcatgcaggatctctggGCAGCATGGACAGCCTATCTATTTGAGGTTTGAGATCACATCGTTAAAGAGAACGCAGTCAGCCTGGTTATGGTAATTTCTCATATGGTGGCACAGAGAATTGGGTTCACCTGAGGCTGGGGACTTTGCCCCAAAAATAGGATGGAAGGAGAGGGGAGCAGAAGGCAGAATCCAAGTAGGGCAAGGATGGGATTATGGACTGGAGTAGTGCAGATaatgggagaaagcaatggcaccccactccagtactcttgcctggaaaatcctatggatggaggagcctggtaggctgcagtccatggggtctctaagagtcagatacgactgagcgacttctctttcacttttcactttcatgcattggagaaggaaatggcaacccactccagtgttcttgcctggagagtcccagggacggggtagcctggtgggctgccgtctatggggtcatgcagagtcggacatgactgaagcgacttagcagtagcagcagcagtgcagatAATGAGAAAAGGGTCAGTGCAGGTCAGTGAGAATGGAGAGCAGCCACATAGGCAACACTAGAGGAAGTGGGCTGGAAGGAGAGGAGGTAGCCAGTGGCAGACACTTGAAATAAGACAGTGTCACTGTGAAGGGACAATGGAGTGTCACCATCATAAAGATGAAGTTTGGGATGTGTCAAAGGTGTGAGCAGCTGAGGTGGTGCTGAGGTCAAGGGACCAGGAGGCTGGATCTTTGGGGGCATTGATGCTTGTATGCATGGAGACCCAGGGATGGTGACAGGAGCAGCAGTAAGGAGAGGACAGTAAGGCAGCCAATGAAGTCTTCGAGAGACTCCTTATCTCCTTCTGGAATGTGGACTCCTTGAAAACAGGACTGTGGCTGTCATGAACACGGCCATGGGTCCTCAGAGCCTGGCACAAGGTAGGCATTGGTAAGACTCGAATGAATGCATGTCTGGTGTATAATTTGATCTTTATGCTTCACGGCTAAGGAAGAGACTGAGGCCAGGGACTCCCCAGGAGTGTCTGTGCATTTTTGAGTTTCAGCGGAGACTGTTTTGGGTGTGCACATCTTTGAagtccctgccccctgcccctcccccactcctcccCAGCTCAGGCTTTCTGGTCCCTCAAAATCAGCCTCCACACAGCTTTCCCTGGTCTGACTGTGTTCCTCCACTGAGGATGAGACCCAGCTCCTTGTAGGATGATCAGACCTCTCATGCGTGGCCAACTCAACCTCAAACCCCTAGGAACCCTCTGGTTCATGCTCTTCCCTTGCTCTCTGCAACCACCATGCCTACCTTCAGCCTGGAAAGCTCCAGGGCTCACTGCCAGTCTGGTGAAGCCCTGCCTCCCCTTTACGCTCAATTCAGAGGGTACATCACCCATCAGCAAGCCTTATTTCTCCCTCTGCCCTACTACTGTCTGAGTCACTTCCACCGCACAGGACCACATGGAGCCATAATTATCTGCATTCCACTTGCCTGCTCCAGTGGACTTGAACCTAAGGGTGGCAGAGGTCGGCGCTGGGTCACATATGTCCCTGGAACCCAGCACAGGGCACTGGTGTTTGCTGCAACCCGTGTTTGAGGATCTGTGTGGACCTGGGCATACCACTGCCGGGACCCTTGCTgtccttagtcgctcagtcatgtatgactcttttcgaccccatgaactgtagccgccaggctcctctgtccatgggattctccacgcaaggatactggagtgggtagccatgccctcctccaggggatcttcccgacccagggatggaacccaggaatccggcattgcaggtggattctttaccatctgagccaccagggaagcccttagggaGGAGATAGCACTGTGGGCCAGGAGGCTGGACAGAGAGGAGAACTAAAAAGGCTTTATTGCCAGCAAATCTGTACACTATACACGGGGGTCGGGTGGGGGGCCTCCCCAGGCCTCCTACCTTGTCACTCCAGGCTAGAGTGAGTGTGAGGATTGCGTCCCCAGATGTCGGTTGTCCCCCCTGCCCTCTTGTCCCAGGGAGAGTGCCCTCCTCTCCTCGGGCGGCCACGCCAAGTGGTTCAGGGCCGGTCGCAGGGGGCCGGGCCCTTCTTCCGCTCTCGGCTCAGAAATGTCACCAGCTTGGCCTTGAAGCCTGAGTGCGCACCCGGGCGGCCAGACCCCGAGGCCTCGTCGCCGTTATCCGCCAGCTCCAGCTCCAGCAACCGCCGGTACTGGGCCTCCAGGCTGCTGTCGTGGGCCGCGCCGGGCCAGCCCAGGTCCTGGCTGTTGTGGTAGATGGGGCTGTCCGGGGGGTTGCCGCCGCCCGGGCCCTCTTCCACCAGCTTCCGGCAGCCGGCGTCGGGCGCGCACAAGTTCTCGTACAGGTGTTCGGCGGCGGCGCTCGGGGGCACGCTGGCCCGCTTGCACACGGACGCGTAGAGCACTGCCGGCGGCTCCTCGGAGACCGCGGGGCCCAGCAGCGGCGGCAGACTCTGTGGCCCGGGCTCGGCCGCGCGCATCTTCCGCGAGCCGGGCGCCTCGGGCCGCGGGGGCCCCTCCCGCAGCTCGCCTGGAGGCTCCAGCGAGGGCAGCGAGGTGGCCCGCGGCAGAGGGCAGGGCCGGGGCCCCGGGAGCCGCTCCCGCTGGCGGGCGATGGCGGCGGCCAAGGCCCCGCACAGGTCGCGGGCGCGGGCGCTGCTGAAGGCGAAGAGGCCCTCGCCCGAGTCGCAGCGGCGGCCGGCTTCAAAGGAGAACACGCCCTGGGCAGGGGGCGGTACGAGGAGTCAGCGGTTTCAGGAATCGCGCGCCACCCGCCACCCTTCCCTGCGGGACCAGCGGGGCGGCGACCCAGCACCTCACCTTGTCGGAGCCGAACTTTCGCAGGAAGCAGTAGGGCCAGGTGTAGAGCGCCTGCGGGTTGGCCGGTTCGCTCAGCTGGATAGCGTCCTGGCCCAGCCGCAGGAGGTAGGGCCCCTTCAGCTGGCAGCGGGTGGCTGCCTCCGTCCTCTGCACCACCACCGGGAACTCGCCCACTGCAAGCACCGGCCGTGAGGGCCACAAGCACAGACTCCCTGGGTGGGGTCCCAGAAAGCTTCCCGCCCCGGGTGTGCTGGGGCTAAGGCTGCCTCTGTAATCTCTGCAACTTACCTTCCTGCCAGGAAGAGTAGATGGAGTTCTCCTCCATggggaccaggctcctctgccgaGCCTCTGCCTCCCCAGATCCTGAGGAACTCTCCCCTGTGCCCTAGGGAATGGGACAAGGCCAGAGGTTAGTGTCTCTCCTCCCCATTCCCATATCCTTTCCCTGGGGTCTGTGACAAGCAAGGGCACCCAGCGACCTGAGTGCCAGTCCCAGTTCCACCCGTGACACAGTGCAAGGCCCTGGGCACCACTCTGAGCCTATTTCCCCACCGGCTGCCCCTTTTAGGGTGCTGAGAGCTGTAAAGCAAGGGCACACGTGAAGATGTCCTCCATCGCCCCTGAGGTTGGCCAGAGCCTGGGCCAGTCTGTCTGTGTCCCTGTGATACCTTGGAGCAGTAAAGGGGTGGGAGCTTCAAGGGTGGGATCCACGAGTGAATGGCCACTCTTCCTCCCATCTTTGAcctctttctccatcttcccCAACATTCTTCAGGCTCTGACCCTGAGCATCTCCATCATGACCACCTTGGCCCATGAAACCACGTGCcatgccatgctaagtcacttcagtgtctggctctttgtgactctatggaccatagcccgccaggctcctctgttcatgggattctccaggcaagaatactagagcagggtTTCCGTGCCCTCCTTtgtggatattcccaacccagggattgaacccaggtcttctgcattgcaggtggattctctaccatcggagccaccagggaagccccaggataccatgttgctaagtcacctcagtcgtgtcagactctgtgcaaccccatagacagcagcccaccaggctcccccatccctgggattctccaggtaagaacactggagtgggttgccatttccttctccaatgcaggaaagtgaaaagtgaaagtgaagtcgctccgtcgtgtccaactcttcacgaccccatggactgcagcccaccaggctcctctgcccatgggattttccaggcaagagtactggagtgggttgccattgccttctccatagccaGGGTCAAATGCAATGGCTTCCCACTGGTCTCTTGCTCCTGTTtatttacctgtttttttttttttaatcaaaagaattgtaaaatacacaacataaaactgaccattttaaccattttaaagtggatgggaaaaaaaaataaagtggatggAGATGTaattcagaactttttcatcactccaaatGGAAATCCTGTACCCATTAAGTCTTTACTTTCTATTCCCTCCTCTCCTCAGCCCTGGCAACCAGTAAGCTGCTTTCTGTAACTATGGATTTGTCTATTCTGGGtacttcatgtaaatggaatcacacagtgtgTGGCCTTTAGTGTCTAGTTGTTCTGACTTCGCATGTTTCCAATGTCCACCCATGTTGTATCATGTATcagtgcttcattcttttttaagtaaTGTTCTGTTGTATGGACAGACTACAttcagtttatccattcatccgttgatGGACATGTGGGTTGTTTGCATCTTTGGGCTACTGTGAACAACGCTGCACTAAAGATTCTCATGCAAGTTTTGTTTGAACACctgtttcagttctcttgggtctACGCCTAGGAggagaattgctaggtcatatgttaactttgtttaatttttgaggaactgccactCATTTCCTTTTGGCCCATCAGAGACCCTGCAAAGCTTTAAAACACTCAGTTTCTGGGTCCAACTCCCCAGAGGCTTCTCCTCTTGAGCAGAATAAAAGCCCAGACTCCACAAGTGGCCCAAGGCAGGTTCAGGTGGCTCCCACCAAGTTCTCCACCGTCACCTCCTCCTGGGTCCCCTCTCCCTCCTTACCCTGTGGCCACAATGGCCTTTCTGCTCCTTGAACATCAAGCTTTTCCCTGCCTCAGGGCCCTTGCCCATGCTGCTCCCTCTTTTCAGGAGCCTTCTCAGACTGGTATTGAGGACACTTTTTCCTCAGATCTTTGCCTGGTGGGTTATTTGTCCTCTCCTGAGAAGCCTTCCTGGACCCTCCTGTCTAACATCCCCCCACTCACTCATGGTCCCACTCAGCCTCTCATATTCTCCATAGCATTCATGGCTATCTGAGATTTGCTCTGCGGGCTTCTGGCCTGTATCCCAGGCTTCTAGGTGCTTGCTGAGTGATGGGATGTGAATGAGCATGGAGATGAACAAGGTGTGGGTGAAATGGTCTCCCCAGACCGCCCCTGGATGCCTTCCCCACCTGCCCTGTGCTCACCGGGAAGGCCAGCTGACAGATGGGGCCCATCCATGCCTGGCGGTGCTCTGCGGCCAGCAGGTGGCTTCGCTCCGTGGTGGTGAGCAGGAAGGCACCAGTGTCCCGGGGGCAGCTCTCACCATCAGCCGGTAGCACAGACACACAGTCAGCCAGGCGAATGATCCGCCGTTCTCCTCGCCGGCCAGGCCCCGCAGACCTGTCACCTGCTGGCCCCAGGCCACCATCCCGGACCTCCCAGCTCTCTAGCCGGGCCACGCCCGAGGGGCCTCCTGCATAGAGTAGACCCCATACCTTCCGCCAGCATTTCTGCAGGAGATAAAAATGGGGGAGATGACCCTCAAGTGGCAGTTCCCAACCTGCATCTCAACCCCACACAAGCCATTCAGCCAGTGCTCCTGGCCACCCAGGGTGGCCTCCGCCTCCCCGCTCTTCAGgccatgtgaaagtgaagtgttgtccagtcgtgtccgactctttgtgaccccatggactgtagccagacaggctcttctggccatgggattttccaggcaagaatactggagtgggttaccatttccttctccaggggatcttcctggcctaggggttgaacccggtctcctgcactgtaggcagattccttactgtctgagcagcttttttaccgtctgagccaccagggaagcccaggatgccTTGCCAGAGCTGGCCTGGCAAGGGGGACAGTCTGTACTTGGAGTCAGTCAGCCCTGGGTTCACATCTACCCCCACACTTTCCCAACTGTGATCCCCATAAGCACTAGTATCTTCGTCTCTCAAAGGTCAtgaggggggacttccctggtggtccagtggctaggactccatgctcccaa
It includes:
- the DOK3 gene encoding docking protein 3; translated protein: MEPLETPVKDGILYQQHVKFGKKCWRKVWGLLYAGGPSGVARLESWEVRDGGLGPAGDRSAGPGRRGERRIIRLADCVSVLPADGESCPRDTGAFLLTTTERSHLLAAEHRQAWMGPICQLAFPGTGESSSGSGEAEARQRSLVPMEENSIYSSWQEVGEFPVVVQRTEAATRCQLKGPYLLRLGQDAIQLSEPANPQALYTWPYCFLRKFGSDKGVFSFEAGRRCDSGEGLFAFSSARARDLCGALAAAIARQRERLPGPRPCPLPRATSLPSLEPPGELREGPPRPEAPGSRKMRAAEPGPQSLPPLLGPAVSEEPPAVLYASVCKRASVPPSAAAEHLYENLCAPDAGCRKLVEEGPGGGNPPDSPIYHNSQDLGWPGAAHDSSLEAQYRRLLELELADNGDEASGSGRPGAHSGFKAKLVTFLSRERKKGPAPCDRP